In the Afipia sp. GAS231 genome, AATGAAATCCGCGCCTTCAACCCCAAGGCAATTGCGCCGGGCCGCGGCGATGCGCTGCAAGGCCTCTCCACCGGGCGCGATGCCATCGCGATGACGCGCGATTTCGTCACCTCGCTGTATGGCGCTGCCGAAACTTCGGTCGCCCGGGGGCGCAATTTGAAGGAATCGATGGCGGCGACGCGCGAGGTGATGGACCCGAAATTCTCGTCGTTTGCGATCTACGAGCACTGCCTGCCGTTCAACGTCTCGCGCGCGTTCGACGAGGCGTCGGGGATCGACGATCCCGTAATCTGGACCGACAAGCGCGACCAGGAAATGTGGGCCGCCCTGCAAGGAGGATGACCATGAATATCAACACCTCGCCTGATCAGATCGTTCGAAGCACCGCGCAACTGACGCCGGGCTACATGTCCGGCTTCGGCAACAGCTTTGAGACCGAGGCGCTGCCCGGCGCGCTGCCGATGGGCCGCAACTCGCCGCAGCGCTGCGCTTATGGGCTCTATGCCGAACAGCTCTCCGGCTCGCCGTTTACCGCGCCGCGCGGCAGCAACGAGCGCTCGTGGCTCTATCGCATCCGCCCGTCCGTAAAACATTCCGGACGGTTTGCGAAAGCCGATGCCGGGCTGTGGCGCACCGCGCCGTGTCACGAACATGAATTGCCGATCGCACAGTTGCGCTGGGACCCGGCGCCGATCCCGAAGGAGGACATGACCTTCCTGCGGGGCGTGCAGACCATGACCACGGCCGGCGACGCCAACACCCAGGCCGGCATGGCCGCACACATCTATCTCATCACCAAATCGATGGTCGATCAGCATTTCTACAATGCCGACGGTGAGATGATGTTCGTGCTGCAGCAGGGCAATCTGCGCCTGGTCACCGAGTTCGGCCGCATCGATGCCGAGCCCGGCGAAATTGTCGTGATTCCGCGCGGCGTAAAATTCCGCGTCGAGATTCCTTCTGGCCCGGCGCGCGGCTATCTCTGCGAAAATTACGGTGGCGCCTTCACGCTGCCGGAGCGCGGGCCGATCGGCGCCAATTGCCTCGCCAATTCGCGCGACTTCCTGACGCCGGTGGCGGCCTATGAGGACAAGGACACGCCGACCGAATTGTTCGTGAAATGGGGCGGCTCGCTGTTCAAGACCACGCTGCCGCATTCGCCGATCGACGTGGTGGCGTGGCACGGCAACTACGCGCCCTACAAATACGATCTGCGCACCTTCTCGCCGGTCGGCGCCATCGGCTTCGACCATCCCGATCCCTCGATCTTCACGGTGCTGACGTCGCCGTCGGAAACCGCGGGCACCGCCAATATCGACTTCGTGATTTTCCCGGAGCGCTGGGCGGTGGCCGAAAACACCTTCCGGCCGCCCTGGTATCACATGAACATCATGTCGGAGTTCATGGGGCTGATCTACGGCGTCTATGACGCCAAGCCCGAAGGCTTCGTCCCCGGCGGCATCAGCCTGCACAACATGATGCTGCCGCACGGCCCCGACCGCCAGGCGTTCGATCATGCCAGCAACAGCGAACTAAAGCCGGTGAAGCTGACCGGCACCATGGCCTTCATGTTCGAGACCCGCTACCCGCAGCGCGTCACCGCGCACGCGGCGAAGTCGGCGACCTTGCAGGACGATTACGCCGATTGCTGGAAGGGCCTGGAAAAGCGCTTCGATCCGAACAAGCCGTGAGGCTGCTCGCTGTCCATGACTCGTCATGCCCGGGCTTGTCCCGGGCATCCACGTCTTGAAGCAGCAAAGAAAAGTCGTGGATGGCCGGATCAAGTCCGGCCATGACGGCGGTTAATTGGAGAAGTAATTTGCCCCATCCCAACGACCCCACCCTCCGTTCCTTCATTCCCGTCGCTCCCACCTCCGACTTCCCGATCCAGAATCTCCCTTACGGCGTGTTCTCGGCGAAGGATGGCCTCGCGCCGCGCGTCGGCGTCGCGATCGGCGATTTCGTGCTCGATCTCTGGGAGCTCGAACAGGACTCCAGGCTGGATGTCGGCGCGCTCGGTGTGTTCTCGAGCGCCTCGCTCAATCCGTTCATGGCGCTGGGGCCAAAAGTCTGGACGAAGACCCGGGCACGGATCAGCGAACTGTTGCGCCACGATCATCCCGAGCTGCGCGACAACGAAGAACTGCGCAAGCTGGCGCTGGTGCCAATGAAAGACGTCAAGCTGCATCTGCCGATCAAGGTCGATGGCTATACCGATTTCTATTCGTCAAAGGAGCACGCCACCAATGTCGGCGTCATGTTCCGCGGCAAGGACAACGCGCTGCAGCCGAACTGGCTGCACATGCCGATCGGCTACAACGGCCGCGCCTCGACCGTCGTGGTCAGCGGCACGCCGGTGCGCCGGCCGTGCGGGCAGTTGAAGCCGCCAGCCGTCGACCTGCCGAGCTTCGGGCCGTGCAAGCGGCTCGATTTCGAACTCGAAATGGGCGTGGTGGTTGGGCAACCCTCTGCCATCGGCGAGAGGCTGACCGAAGCGCAGGCCGAGGAGATGATCTTCGGCTTCGTCATCCTGAACGACTGGAGCGCGCGCGACATCCAGCAGTGGGAGTATGTGCCGCTCGGGCCTTTCCAGGCCAAGGCGTTTGCGACCTCGATCAGCCCGTGGATCGCGACGCGTGAGGCGCTGGAGCCGTTCCGGCTGCATGGCCCGACGCAGGATCCGGAGCCGCTCGCCTATCTGCGGCAGGCACAGCCGAACAATTACGACCTGCGGCTCGACGTCGCGCTGCGCGCCGGTGCGAAGAACGAAGCGGCTGACATCTCCAGCACCAATTTCAAATACATGTACTGGTCGTCGGTGCAGCAACTGGTGCACCACGCCTCGTCCGGCTGCGCCATGAATGTCGGTGACCTCCTCGGCAGCGGCACCATCTCCGGTCCGGAAAAAGACCAGCGCGGCAGCTTGCTCGAAATCTCGTGGAACGGCACCGAGCCGGTCGAATTGCCCGGCGGCGTCAAGCGGACGTTCCTGGAAGACGGCGATTCGCTTGTCATGCGCGGCTGGTGCCAGGGCGACGGCTACCGCGTCGGGTTTGGCGAGGTCGAGGGGACGATCACGCCGGCGGTGTGAGGTCTCTCCGCGTCATTGCGAGGAGCGATAGCGACGAAGCAATCCATCTTGCTTCAAAGAAGGTCTGGATTGCTTCGCTTCGCTCGCAATGACGGCTGATAGGTCAGCGATCCGCCGGCGGAATATCCCGATACATCGCGCAATGCGCCGCCACGTCCTCGAGGCTATACTTCAGATGCACGCGCTTGTCCGATGGCGGCTGCTGGTCGACGCAGACGCCAGGTCGCCGCGGCGTTGCCGGCCGGATCGGCCGCGGTACGAAGCCGCCGCCGCAGTTCGGGCAGACGTTGTGCAACTTGTTCTCGGCGCAGTCCGCGCAGAACGTGCATTCGTAGGAACAGATCCGCGCCTCAGTCGCGCTCGGCGGCAGGTCCTTGTCGCAATATTCGCAGTTCGGCCGGAGTTGCAGCGCCATGGCGGTCCCGTGCGTTGATTTGAGGGGGATGATCGCAAATCGGGCCAGAAATGCGAATGGCGAATTTCCCTCGATTTGGGCCATGCTAGAGTGGGGCTGCATCCTTCGAGACGCCACGCTACGCGTGGCTCCTCAGGATGAGGTCTCAGATCCTCATGGTGAGGAGCGCGGCAACGCCGCGCGTCTCGAACCATAAGGCCGCTACCGCGGGAGCTCTTTCAACGGCAGCTTCGAACTTTCCTTCAGCCGGTCCAGCACGATCGAGGAGCGCACATGCGCCACGCTCTGGTGCGGCATCAGCACGTTGTTGACGATGTCGGACAGGCTCTTGAGATCGCGCAGCACGGCCTTCAACAGATAATCGGCATCGCCGGTGAGCGAGTACGCCTCCTGGATCTCGTCGACACGGTTGACCAGCGCACGGAACTTCTTGGCATTGTCCGGCGAATGCGTCGCCAGCGTGATGTGGATAAAGGCGATCAGGTTGAAGCCGAGCGCCTCGCCGGCGAGGTCGGCGTGATAGCCCGCGATCACCTTCTCCTCTTCCAGCCGCATCCGCCGCCGCGAGCATTGCGAGGCGGACAGGCCGACCCGGTCGGCCAGTTGCTGGTTGGTCAGGCGGCCGTCGTCCTGCAACGCGGCCAGCATTTTGAGGTCGAAGGCGTCTACGGGGATCATGCGTGAAATACCCATTTGGTGCACGAAGCTTGCATCATTGTAGCCAATTCGGCGTCCCTTTGCATGCTCTTTGCGCCCGATATGGCGGAAACTCGATCCAGCCAAATCAGGGAGATTCCGGCGTTAGGGAGGTTAAGGATGGGTCCGTTTCCGCACGATGCGCCGGCCGCCACCATCAGCGCCGACAATCCGATGGGCACCGATGGCTTCGAGTTCGTCGAATACGCCCATCCGCGGCCGGAGGAGCTGCACGCGCTGTTCAAGCTGATGGGCTATGCGCCGGTCGCGCGCCACAAGAGTAAAAAGATCACGGTCTATCGCCAGGGCGACGTCAACTATCTCGTCAACGAAGAGCCCGGCACCCATGGTTTTGATTTCGTTGCCGCACATGGTCCCTGCGCGCCATCGATGGCGTTTCGCGTGGTCGATGCGAAGCAGGCCTATGAGCGCGCGCTGTCGCTCGGCGCGGAGCCCGCGGAGGTCTCTTCAGCGCAGAAAACGCTCGATGTTCCCGCCATCAAGGGCATCGGCGGCAGCCTGCTCTATTTCGTCGATCGTTACGGCGCCAAGGGTGCGGCCTACGACCTCGAGTTCGAATGGCTGGGCGCGGGCGACGTCCGTCCCGCGGGCGCGGGGCTTTATTACATCGATCACCTCACCCACA is a window encoding:
- the hmgA gene encoding homogentisate 1,2-dioxygenase; this translates as MNINTSPDQIVRSTAQLTPGYMSGFGNSFETEALPGALPMGRNSPQRCAYGLYAEQLSGSPFTAPRGSNERSWLYRIRPSVKHSGRFAKADAGLWRTAPCHEHELPIAQLRWDPAPIPKEDMTFLRGVQTMTTAGDANTQAGMAAHIYLITKSMVDQHFYNADGEMMFVLQQGNLRLVTEFGRIDAEPGEIVVIPRGVKFRVEIPSGPARGYLCENYGGAFTLPERGPIGANCLANSRDFLTPVAAYEDKDTPTELFVKWGGSLFKTTLPHSPIDVVAWHGNYAPYKYDLRTFSPVGAIGFDHPDPSIFTVLTSPSETAGTANIDFVIFPERWAVAENTFRPPWYHMNIMSEFMGLIYGVYDAKPEGFVPGGISLHNMMLPHGPDRQAFDHASNSELKPVKLTGTMAFMFETRYPQRVTAHAAKSATLQDDYADCWKGLEKRFDPNKP
- the fahA gene encoding fumarylacetoacetase; this translates as MPHPNDPTLRSFIPVAPTSDFPIQNLPYGVFSAKDGLAPRVGVAIGDFVLDLWELEQDSRLDVGALGVFSSASLNPFMALGPKVWTKTRARISELLRHDHPELRDNEELRKLALVPMKDVKLHLPIKVDGYTDFYSSKEHATNVGVMFRGKDNALQPNWLHMPIGYNGRASTVVVSGTPVRRPCGQLKPPAVDLPSFGPCKRLDFELEMGVVVGQPSAIGERLTEAQAEEMIFGFVILNDWSARDIQQWEYVPLGPFQAKAFATSISPWIATREALEPFRLHGPTQDPEPLAYLRQAQPNNYDLRLDVALRAGAKNEAADISSTNFKYMYWSSVQQLVHHASSGCAMNVGDLLGSGTISGPEKDQRGSLLEISWNGTEPVELPGGVKRTFLEDGDSLVMRGWCQGDGYRVGFGEVEGTITPAV
- a CDS encoding DUF1272 domain-containing protein, which gives rise to MALQLRPNCEYCDKDLPPSATEARICSYECTFCADCAENKLHNVCPNCGGGFVPRPIRPATPRRPGVCVDQQPPSDKRVHLKYSLEDVAAHCAMYRDIPPADR
- a CDS encoding Lrp/AsnC family transcriptional regulator; protein product: MIPVDAFDLKMLAALQDDGRLTNQQLADRVGLSASQCSRRRMRLEEEKVIAGYHADLAGEALGFNLIAFIHITLATHSPDNAKKFRALVNRVDEIQEAYSLTGDADYLLKAVLRDLKSLSDIVNNVLMPHQSVAHVRSSIVLDRLKESSKLPLKELPR